A window of the Microbacterium sp. LWH13-1.2 genome harbors these coding sequences:
- a CDS encoding glycoside hydrolase family 38 C-terminal domain-containing protein: MHDDTSLTVGRVKRVLDERIRPAVHSASVPLTIEVNQLPGEPISPVDGLALDFAPASVPSMWGPAWSTTWFKITGRVPAEWAGRRVEAVIDLGFDINMPGFQCEALVYRPDGSPVKSINPRNQWLPITEDAHGDEPVELYLEAAANPVLLDYHPFLPTQEGDVQTSSREPLYRTRRIDLAVFEQEVFELSLDLEVLFELEAELPATSPRRMQILQAMDDALDVLDLQRIVQTASDARARLAGVLAAPAEASAHRISAIGHAHIDSAWLWPVRETIRKVARTTSSMTTLIDEQPDFLYGMSSAQQYAWLKEHRPEVYARVKAAVAEGRFLPLGGMWVESDTVMPTGESLVRQFSYGQRFFEREFGIRSKGVWLPDSFGYSPALPQLMRRAGFEWFFTQKISWNQQNVFPHHSFLWEGIDGSQVFTHFPSMDTYNSQLSGMEVAKASRQFKENRVTSRSIAPVGWGDGGGGTTREMTGKATRLQNLEGSARVEWEHPDVFFEAARAEIPNPAVWVGELYLELHRGTLTSQHATKALHRWAEHALVEAELWAATDAVRTGAAYPQTEFDRLWETVLLHEFHDILPGTSIAWVHREAVEVLSAVLSDAQDLADAARRSLAGEGERELRFVPNSVGGGRSLGAAFVEAPGAASVSLSEEAGGWRLENELVSVLVSAEGLIVSAVDKASGREAVAEGRAANLFQLHQDFPNMWDAWDIDKYYRNSVDDLTAVDSISASVVDGTASVVVTRSFSESTIEQTITLAPGQRTVLLRNDIDWHETEKLLKLAFPLDIQATHTEAETQFGYQSRVTHTNTSWEAAKFETSMHRFVLVREQDFGVALVNDSIYGYDTSREVSDDAVATTVRLSLLRAPRFPDPDTDHGHHAIEVGFVIGADAAIATAEGIALNSPATLVHGAREVAPLVTVEGEGIVVSGVKLADDGSGDVIVRLYEALGRRAVGSIVADFEHQEIREVSLIEDALDDGRQGGELRLRPFEVRTLRIVR; the protein is encoded by the coding sequence ATGCATGACGACACCTCGCTCACCGTCGGCCGCGTCAAGCGGGTGCTCGATGAGCGCATCCGCCCGGCCGTCCACTCCGCATCCGTGCCCCTCACGATCGAGGTGAACCAGCTCCCGGGTGAGCCGATCAGCCCCGTCGACGGGCTGGCTCTCGACTTCGCCCCGGCCTCCGTGCCGAGCATGTGGGGCCCTGCCTGGTCGACGACCTGGTTCAAGATCACCGGTCGCGTGCCCGCGGAATGGGCCGGCCGCCGGGTCGAGGCCGTCATCGACCTCGGATTCGACATCAACATGCCCGGCTTCCAGTGCGAGGCGCTCGTCTACCGGCCTGACGGCAGCCCGGTCAAGAGCATCAACCCGCGCAACCAGTGGCTGCCGATCACCGAGGACGCTCACGGCGACGAGCCCGTCGAGCTGTATCTCGAGGCGGCTGCCAACCCCGTGCTGCTCGACTACCACCCCTTCCTGCCGACGCAGGAGGGTGACGTCCAGACGTCGTCCCGCGAGCCGCTCTATCGCACCCGCCGCATCGACCTCGCCGTCTTCGAGCAGGAGGTCTTCGAGCTGTCCCTCGACCTCGAGGTGCTGTTCGAGCTGGAGGCTGAGCTGCCGGCGACGTCGCCGAGACGCATGCAGATCCTGCAGGCCATGGACGACGCCCTCGACGTGCTCGATCTGCAGCGCATCGTGCAGACGGCATCCGATGCCCGCGCTCGCCTGGCGGGCGTGCTCGCAGCCCCCGCCGAGGCGAGCGCACACCGCATCTCAGCGATCGGGCACGCGCACATCGACTCCGCCTGGCTGTGGCCGGTGCGCGAGACGATCCGCAAGGTGGCCCGCACCACCTCGTCGATGACGACGCTGATCGACGAGCAGCCCGACTTCCTCTACGGCATGTCGAGCGCGCAGCAGTACGCGTGGCTCAAGGAGCACCGGCCCGAGGTCTACGCCAGGGTCAAGGCCGCCGTCGCCGAGGGGCGCTTCCTGCCGCTCGGCGGAATGTGGGTCGAATCCGACACGGTGATGCCGACGGGTGAATCGCTCGTGCGCCAGTTCTCGTACGGACAGCGGTTCTTCGAGCGGGAATTCGGCATCCGCTCGAAGGGCGTCTGGCTTCCCGACAGCTTCGGCTACTCGCCTGCTCTGCCGCAGCTCATGCGCCGCGCCGGGTTCGAGTGGTTCTTCACGCAGAAGATCTCGTGGAATCAGCAGAACGTGTTCCCGCACCACAGCTTCCTGTGGGAGGGCATCGACGGATCGCAGGTGTTCACCCACTTCCCCTCGATGGACACCTACAACTCCCAGCTCAGCGGTATGGAGGTCGCCAAGGCCTCGCGTCAGTTCAAGGAGAACCGCGTGACATCGCGGTCGATCGCCCCGGTGGGCTGGGGCGACGGCGGTGGAGGCACCACGCGTGAGATGACAGGCAAGGCGACCCGACTGCAGAACCTCGAGGGCAGCGCGCGGGTCGAGTGGGAGCATCCTGATGTCTTCTTCGAGGCCGCTCGCGCGGAGATCCCGAATCCGGCCGTGTGGGTCGGAGAGCTCTACCTCGAGCTGCACCGCGGAACCCTCACCAGCCAGCACGCCACGAAGGCGCTGCACCGCTGGGCCGAGCACGCGCTGGTCGAGGCCGAGCTGTGGGCCGCGACGGATGCCGTGCGCACCGGCGCCGCATACCCCCAGACCGAGTTCGACCGCCTGTGGGAGACCGTGCTGCTGCACGAGTTCCACGACATCCTGCCCGGCACTTCCATAGCGTGGGTGCATCGTGAGGCCGTCGAGGTGCTCTCCGCTGTGCTCTCGGATGCGCAGGATCTCGCGGATGCCGCACGTCGGTCGCTCGCAGGCGAGGGAGAGCGCGAGCTCAGGTTCGTGCCGAACTCGGTGGGAGGGGGACGCTCTCTGGGGGCCGCGTTCGTCGAGGCGCCGGGTGCGGCATCCGTCTCGCTGTCGGAGGAGGCCGGCGGATGGCGGCTCGAGAACGAGCTCGTCTCCGTGCTCGTCTCCGCCGAGGGGCTCATCGTCTCGGCCGTCGACAAGGCATCCGGCCGAGAGGCCGTGGCCGAGGGGCGCGCGGCGAACCTGTTCCAGCTGCACCAGGACTTCCCGAACATGTGGGACGCGTGGGACATCGACAAGTACTACCGCAACAGCGTCGACGACCTCACCGCGGTCGACTCGATCTCGGCCTCCGTCGTCGACGGCACCGCATCCGTCGTCGTGACGCGGTCGTTCTCGGAGTCGACGATCGAGCAGACCATCACCCTCGCGCCCGGTCAGCGCACCGTGCTGCTGCGCAACGATATCGACTGGCACGAGACCGAGAAGCTGCTCAAGCTCGCGTTCCCGCTCGACATCCAGGCCACGCACACCGAGGCCGAGACGCAGTTCGGCTACCAGTCGCGGGTGACGCACACCAACACCAGCTGGGAGGCGGCGAAGTTCGAGACCTCGATGCACCGGTTCGTGCTGGTGCGCGAGCAGGACTTCGGCGTCGCGCTCGTGAACGACTCGATCTACGGCTACGACACCTCGCGCGAGGTGTCGGATGACGCGGTCGCCACGACCGTGCGGCTCTCTCTGCTGCGGGCGCCGCGGTTCCCCGACCCCGACACCGATCACGGTCACCATGCGATCGAGGTGGGCTTCGTGATCGGAGCGGATGCCGCGATCGCGACGGCCGAGGGCATCGCGCTCAACAGCCCGGCGACGCTCGTGCACGGCGCCCGCGAGGTCGCTCCACTCGTGACCGTCGAAGGCGAGGGCATCGTGGTCTCGGGGGTGAAGCTCGCGGATGACGGTTCAGGCGACGTCATCGTGCGCCTCTACGAGGCGCTCGGACGGAGGGCGGTGGGTTCGATCGTGGCCGATTTCGAGCACCAGGAGATCCGTGAAGTGTCGCTGATCGAGGATGCGCTCGACGATGGGCGCCAGGGTGGAGAGCTGCGTCTGCGGCCGTTCGAAGTGCGGACGCTGCGCATCGTGCGCTGA
- a CDS encoding LacI family DNA-binding transcriptional regulator, producing MTSGKRVTIADIARMAGVSPGAVSFALNGRPGVSDETRQRILSIVEENHWQPSSAARALVGARANTVGFALARPARSLGSEAFFTDLIAGIESRLSESKVSLQLRLVTDIAEEMEVHRQWRSSNQVDGIILIDPRDDDPRSDRIAALDARAVLIGSKPSPDGAVPSVWIADDEVAETLFSYLAALGHTRIAYVAGPAELEHTRLRAEVLDRMAADGISGDVITTDFSPARASAVTRSLLSGRLRPTAIVYDNDVMAVAGLRVAQEMGRAVPRDVSIASFDDSVIAGLINPSITAMTRDTFELGEQAATLLLQQIVAGTNLPSAQGPTPTLTARESTAPPAAAS from the coding sequence ATGACTTCGGGCAAACGCGTCACCATCGCGGACATCGCGCGTATGGCCGGAGTCTCGCCCGGCGCCGTGTCGTTCGCACTCAACGGGCGCCCCGGCGTGAGCGACGAGACGCGCCAGCGGATCCTCTCGATCGTCGAAGAGAACCACTGGCAGCCGAGCTCCGCGGCACGCGCCCTGGTCGGCGCCCGGGCCAACACGGTCGGCTTCGCCCTCGCACGCCCCGCCCGCTCGCTCGGGTCCGAGGCCTTCTTCACCGACCTCATCGCCGGAATAGAGTCGCGGCTCTCCGAGAGCAAAGTCAGCCTCCAGCTGCGCCTGGTCACCGACATCGCCGAGGAGATGGAGGTGCATCGGCAGTGGCGGTCGTCGAATCAGGTCGACGGCATCATCCTCATCGATCCCCGCGACGACGATCCCCGCAGCGACCGGATCGCAGCACTCGACGCTCGCGCGGTCCTGATCGGCTCGAAGCCCTCCCCCGACGGAGCAGTGCCGAGCGTCTGGATCGCCGACGACGAAGTCGCCGAGACGCTCTTCTCCTACCTCGCAGCCCTGGGGCACACGCGCATCGCCTATGTCGCGGGCCCCGCCGAACTCGAGCACACCCGACTGCGCGCCGAGGTGCTCGACCGCATGGCGGCCGATGGCATCTCGGGCGACGTGATCACCACGGACTTCTCCCCCGCCAGGGCATCAGCCGTCACTCGCTCCCTGCTCTCGGGCCGCCTGCGCCCGACGGCGATCGTGTACGACAACGATGTGATGGCCGTGGCGGGCCTCAGGGTCGCACAGGAGATGGGCCGCGCGGTTCCCCGCGACGTCTCGATCGCATCGTTCGACGACTCGGTGATCGCCGGCCTGATCAATCCGTCGATCACAGCGATGACCCGCGACACGTTCGAGCTCGGCGAGCAGGCCGCCACACTGCTGCTGCAGCAGATCGTCGCCGGGACGAACCTGCCCAGCGCTCAGGGCCCGACGCCGACCCTCACCGCCCGCGAGAGCACGGCTCCGCCGGCGGCAGCATCCTGA
- a CDS encoding glycosyl hydrolase produces MTQRRALDARLRFGANYTPSKDWMHSWLDFTPDDVRRDFAALAELGLDHVRVFPLWTVLQPNRTLIRTKAIDDVRAMVDIAAEFGLDASVDVIQGHLSSFDFVPSWLYTWHDRNMFTDPTALSGQVDLVQTLAGALRDAPNFLGLTLGNETNQFSAHTHPSPWPVTTDEAGHWIESLLAAAERAAPGLSHVHSEYDAVWYMDGHGFTPAHASRLGEMTTIHSWIFNGTAQRYGGRSVAADRHAEYLIELSRAFAIDHERPIWLQEVGAPSNCLDEREMPGFLEATLRSAARTENLWGVTWWCSHDVSRDLGDFPELEYSLGLIDQSGAAKPLGLRFAELIPELRARAAAPARETAIVVDVDEHEVPVSRAALSPGGAVFQAWVDACAAGLDPAFVTSQTALDDAALAARGIRRLIRPDLSTSGVDPYGSVNTVVSG; encoded by the coding sequence ATGACGCAGCGCCGCGCTCTCGATGCTCGCCTGAGATTCGGGGCGAACTACACGCCGTCGAAGGACTGGATGCACTCCTGGCTCGACTTCACGCCCGATGACGTGCGGCGCGACTTCGCGGCGCTCGCCGAGCTCGGCCTCGATCACGTGCGGGTCTTCCCGCTGTGGACGGTGCTGCAGCCGAACCGTACGCTCATCCGCACGAAGGCGATCGACGATGTCCGCGCCATGGTCGACATCGCGGCCGAGTTCGGACTCGACGCCAGCGTCGACGTGATCCAAGGACACCTGTCGAGCTTCGACTTCGTGCCCTCCTGGCTCTACACCTGGCACGACCGCAACATGTTCACAGACCCGACCGCGCTCAGCGGGCAGGTCGACCTCGTGCAGACGCTCGCCGGCGCGCTGCGCGACGCCCCGAACTTCCTCGGGCTGACTCTCGGCAATGAGACGAACCAGTTCTCGGCGCACACGCACCCGTCGCCATGGCCGGTCACGACCGACGAAGCAGGGCACTGGATCGAGTCGCTGCTCGCCGCGGCCGAGAGGGCGGCACCCGGTCTCTCGCACGTCCACAGCGAGTACGACGCGGTCTGGTACATGGACGGGCATGGGTTCACCCCCGCGCACGCATCGCGTCTGGGCGAGATGACCACGATCCACTCCTGGATCTTCAACGGCACGGCTCAGCGCTACGGCGGCAGGTCGGTCGCCGCAGACCGCCACGCCGAGTACCTCATCGAGCTCTCCCGCGCCTTCGCCATCGATCACGAGCGACCGATCTGGCTGCAGGAGGTGGGCGCGCCGTCGAACTGCCTCGACGAGCGCGAGATGCCCGGCTTCCTCGAGGCGACCCTGCGATCGGCGGCGCGCACGGAGAACCTCTGGGGCGTGACCTGGTGGTGCTCGCACGATGTGAGCCGCGATCTCGGCGACTTCCCCGAGCTGGAGTACTCGCTCGGCCTCATCGACCAGAGCGGTGCGGCCAAGCCTCTCGGTCTGCGGTTCGCCGAGCTGATCCCCGAACTGCGCGCGCGCGCTGCGGCGCCAGCGCGCGAGACGGCGATCGTGGTCGACGTCGACGAGCACGAGGTGCCCGTGAGTCGCGCGGCTCTCAGCCCCGGGGGTGCGGTCTTCCAGGCCTGGGTGGATGCCTGCGCGGCCGGCCTCGACCCGGCGTTCGTGACCTCGCAGACGGCCCTCGACGATGCAGCGCTCGCCGCGCGCGGCATCCGTCGCCTCATCCGTCCTGATCTGTCGACGAGCGGGGTCGACCCCTACGGCTCCGTCAACACCGTCGTCAGCGGCTGA
- a CDS encoding extracellular solute-binding protein yields the protein MKVPARIVALATFTIGALVLAGCTGGGATSGASGPIDTSGELSGTIQFQTWSLKNEKFTPYFEDLIDAFEKEHPDVTVEWLDQPGDGYQEKILSQANADTLPDVLNLPPDIAYPLVAAGKLVDLETADPDLKSGYNTGAWDAYSQYPDVEGTYGLPWYLSSDASWWNLAQLAPFGVTGDNLPTTVDELLALAKDVATESGGKVQLLSSIPALDTFTSAGMEVINDDGEFDFNTAEAAEIIEKYADAYAAGAMPAEALTGDYGGNAEAYIQQKVAFTTGGTGFTTDLAKDAPALLESTVATQRLGIPPLYVQGLNVSADSDNKEAALAFAEFATNEENQVAFSSLAVGTAPGTSSGGDAVVENISSSITDEKQLSAIDTVFTAMEDAKAIPFQWTSDMATYMTQQIALAVNGEADAQTQLDKIVEYANANRVDQ from the coding sequence ATGAAAGTTCCCGCACGCATTGTCGCTCTGGCAACATTCACGATCGGCGCCCTGGTGCTCGCCGGCTGCACCGGAGGCGGTGCCACATCCGGCGCATCCGGTCCGATCGACACCTCCGGCGAACTGAGCGGAACGATCCAGTTCCAGACCTGGTCGCTGAAGAACGAGAAGTTCACGCCGTACTTCGAAGACCTGATCGACGCGTTCGAGAAGGAGCACCCCGACGTCACGGTCGAGTGGCTCGACCAGCCGGGAGACGGATACCAGGAGAAGATCCTGAGCCAGGCGAACGCCGACACCCTCCCCGACGTGCTGAACCTGCCGCCGGACATCGCCTACCCGCTCGTCGCGGCTGGAAAGCTCGTCGACCTCGAGACGGCCGATCCCGACCTGAAGTCCGGGTACAACACCGGCGCATGGGACGCATACAGCCAGTACCCCGACGTCGAGGGCACCTACGGACTGCCCTGGTACCTCTCCAGCGACGCGTCATGGTGGAACCTCGCCCAGCTCGCCCCCTTCGGCGTCACCGGGGACAACCTCCCCACCACGGTCGATGAGCTCCTCGCTCTCGCCAAGGACGTCGCGACGGAATCGGGCGGCAAGGTGCAGCTGCTCTCGTCGATCCCGGCCCTCGACACCTTCACCTCCGCAGGGATGGAGGTGATCAACGACGACGGCGAGTTCGACTTCAACACCGCCGAAGCCGCCGAGATCATCGAGAAGTACGCCGACGCGTACGCGGCAGGAGCGATGCCCGCCGAGGCCCTGACCGGCGACTACGGCGGAAACGCCGAGGCCTACATCCAGCAGAAGGTCGCCTTCACCACGGGTGGCACCGGCTTCACTACCGATCTCGCCAAGGACGCGCCGGCACTGCTCGAGAGCACCGTCGCGACGCAGCGGCTCGGCATCCCGCCGCTCTATGTGCAGGGACTGAACGTCTCCGCCGACTCCGACAACAAGGAGGCCGCTCTCGCGTTCGCCGAGTTCGCGACGAACGAGGAGAACCAGGTCGCGTTCTCGTCGCTCGCCGTCGGCACGGCGCCCGGCACGTCGTCGGGTGGTGACGCCGTGGTCGAGAACATCTCGTCGTCGATCACCGACGAGAAGCAGCTGTCGGCGATCGACACCGTGTTCACCGCGATGGAGGACGCGAAGGCCATCCCGTTCCAGTGGACGTCCGACATGGCGACGTACATGACCCAGCAGATCGCCCTCGCCGTCAACGGTGAAGCCGACGCTCAGACCCAGCTCGACAAGATCGTCGAGTACGCCAACGCGAACCGCGTGGACCAGTAA
- a CDS encoding sugar ABC transporter permease, with the protein MSADTSIRSRRKSITSHRWFTPWLLLGPAVIWVLVFALWPFLNTVFLSFTDARPLRTPEFVGGANYERMFGDEMFWNALTTCIIYVVVCVPLLTVLPLLLALLVQKKLPGIAFFRTTFYFPVIASVVVVALIWTWLFDSRGIINQTLEFLGLVDKPMAFLVDRWLLLGCAILLTVWKGLGYYMVVYLAALGNVGKELHEAAMLDGAGSFRRFLSVTIPSVRGAMLLIAVLIAVSAMRVFAELDVLSKSTGGPGGYDMSLVMLIRQVGSGLNGNIGYASAISVALFLLTLIPLAAIAFMNREKKAKVSA; encoded by the coding sequence ATGAGCGCGGACACCAGCATCCGGAGCCGGAGGAAGAGCATCACGTCCCACCGGTGGTTCACCCCGTGGCTCCTTCTCGGCCCCGCCGTCATCTGGGTGCTGGTGTTCGCGCTCTGGCCCTTCCTCAACACCGTCTTCCTGAGCTTCACCGACGCGCGCCCCCTGCGGACTCCCGAGTTCGTCGGCGGCGCGAACTACGAGCGGATGTTCGGCGACGAGATGTTCTGGAACGCCCTGACCACCTGCATCATCTACGTGGTCGTCTGCGTGCCGCTGCTCACGGTGCTCCCGCTGCTGCTGGCCCTGCTCGTGCAGAAGAAGCTCCCCGGCATCGCGTTCTTCCGCACGACGTTCTACTTTCCGGTCATCGCCTCGGTGGTCGTGGTCGCGCTCATCTGGACCTGGCTGTTCGACAGCAGGGGCATCATCAACCAGACCCTCGAGTTCCTCGGACTCGTCGACAAGCCGATGGCCTTCCTCGTCGACCGGTGGCTGCTGCTCGGCTGCGCGATCCTGCTGACGGTGTGGAAGGGGCTCGGCTACTACATGGTCGTGTACCTCGCGGCCCTCGGCAACGTCGGCAAGGAGCTGCACGAGGCCGCGATGCTCGACGGAGCAGGATCCTTCCGCCGCTTCCTCTCGGTGACGATCCCCTCGGTGCGCGGAGCGATGCTCCTGATCGCCGTGCTCATAGCGGTCTCGGCGATGAGGGTGTTCGCCGAGCTCGACGTGCTCTCCAAGAGCACCGGCGGCCCCGGCGGCTACGACATGTCGCTCGTGATGCTGATCCGTCAGGTGGGCTCCGGCCTGAACGGCAACATCGGCTACGCCTCCGCGATCAGCGTCGCGCTGTTCCTCCTCACCCTCATCCCGCTGGCCGCGATCGCCTTCATGAATCGCGAGAAGAAGGCGAAGGTCTCCGCATGA
- a CDS encoding carbohydrate ABC transporter permease: MTTLTPPRVDDDRRPDEQPAPPTRERIFRRRGSGDFSKPTLGGLIGRYALLLLVLVLVIGPFIWQLSTSFKGPQENIYSFPPDLIPRDPTLQNYATVADIVPVYLYAWHSLLVSVGTVLSNVVLATFAGYALGCMRFRGKWIVMAILLSTLLFPGEVTVTSNFLTIRALGLADTLWGVFLPGAISAMNVLLIATACRMIPKDVLDAATVDGATTWQRIRHIVWPNIRGMVSVVAIFAFIGAWDDYLWPLIVLSDPAKYTLTVGMAYLNSSFSVDPRLIAAGTMIALVPIVIMFSFTQRFFFKGVQEGAIKG; the protein is encoded by the coding sequence ATGACCACACTCACTCCGCCCCGGGTCGACGATGACCGCCGGCCCGACGAGCAGCCCGCTCCGCCCACGCGCGAGCGCATCTTCCGTCGCCGTGGTTCGGGAGACTTCAGCAAGCCGACGCTCGGTGGCCTGATCGGTCGCTACGCGCTCCTGCTGCTTGTTCTCGTGCTCGTCATCGGTCCGTTCATCTGGCAGCTGTCGACCTCTTTCAAGGGACCGCAGGAGAACATCTACTCGTTCCCGCCCGACCTGATCCCCCGCGATCCGACGCTGCAGAACTATGCCACTGTCGCCGATATCGTCCCGGTCTACCTGTATGCCTGGCACTCCCTGCTCGTCTCGGTCGGCACGGTGCTCAGCAACGTGGTGCTGGCCACCTTCGCGGGCTATGCGCTCGGATGCATGCGGTTCCGCGGCAAATGGATCGTCATGGCCATCCTGCTCTCGACCCTGCTCTTCCCCGGCGAGGTCACGGTCACGAGCAACTTCCTCACGATCCGCGCGCTCGGGCTCGCCGACACCCTGTGGGGCGTGTTCCTTCCCGGCGCCATCAGTGCCATGAACGTACTGCTCATCGCCACGGCCTGCCGCATGATCCCGAAGGACGTCCTCGACGCCGCGACCGTCGACGGGGCCACCACCTGGCAGCGGATCCGTCACATCGTGTGGCCCAACATCCGCGGCATGGTCTCGGTCGTCGCCATCTTCGCCTTCATCGGCGCATGGGACGACTACCTCTGGCCGCTGATCGTGCTCTCCGATCCGGCGAAGTACACACTCACCGTCGGCATGGCCTACCTGAACAGCAGCTTCTCTGTCGATCCTCGCCTGATCGCGGCGGGCACCATGATCGCGCTCGTGCCGATCGTCATCATGTTCTCGTTCACTCAGCGGTTCTTCTTCAAGGGCGTGCAGGAGGGTGCGATCAAGGGGTGA